GGAATCAATGTTATTTCACAAGGTAAAGTTGGTTTCGATAATCTCAAAGATGAGGTGACGGGCTTGTTAGATGGTATAGCTACCCAACAAAGAAATAATATAATGCAATTAGCTCAAATTAAGAGAGAGGTTGAATATCTATCTGAACACGGTTCGACTAATACTGGAAGTGGTGTTGCTAATTCTAAGGTAAATCAAAAATTAGTTAATAAAGATTATGAGTACCTTGATGATACTGTTTTTAAAGAGCAGGCCAATAATCCAAACATCGCATTTTATAATCCTAATGGGCATTTTGATAGATATGAGAAACCATCAAATTTAGATTTTGTTTCACAGGTATTAAATGATCAAGATTTTCTTGTTTTTGCGGATGGTCGAGATGTTAAATATATTGGTACAACAGATCCAACGCGTAAAGATGATCTATTTTTAACGAAAGAGGATATCGCTTTTTTAAGAAAGCAATTAGATGGGACTCGTTTTGTTGAGACTATCAATACGAAATTAGCTGAAGCTTTGCAACAATATGGAAAGGTCTCTTATGATAGTGAGGCTGGAAAAGTTACTTTAAGTGAAGATGAAAAAATAACGCTGAGTGATATCACGAAAGTAGAAAATGGAAAAGAAAAAATAGATTATTTACAAGGTATTACATTAGCACAAATTGTTATGGCTAAATATTATATGAGATCGGAAAATAGAGCCAGTGTTTCAAAAGAAATAATGGACAGTTTTCAGATAGCAAAAAAATCTGAGGAAATGGTGAATACTTCTCCTTCAGCTACCAAACCAATACCGCCTAAAGATAACGTTGCTCCTTCAAAAGACGATGTTTCTATGCCTTCAAAAGATTATATTCCGCCATCAAATGGTAGTGTTGTATCTACTAATGATAAATACGATTTGAAACCAATGCCAAAAAGCCGTACTGATCACAATGATTCAGATTTGATGAATAGGGAAGATGTACCGGCGATCAACGGTAATGAGGTAATGAATAAACTGTACTATACCTATTCTCGTTATATACGAAGAAAGAATCAGGATGATCTCAATAAATTGAAAGCAAATTCTAAGGAAAGTGCTGCCTATTTGTCTGCGGATGAGCAATATAGTAAGAAATCACGGGAAATATTTTTAGATAAATATTATAAGGATCAATTTAGAGAGTTTGGCGAGCAAGATTATGATAGTTATATGACCGATGAAGAAAAAATACGTTGGTTTGAAATGATTCAAACAGAATTGTTAGATTCAAAAATTAAAGAAAATAGTGCAAATATTGAGACCAATAAATCTCAAGTAAAAGAAGTTTTATCAGTGAACCAAGAGAATAAATCTAACATTGAAAAGAATGCTATTGGTATTAAAAATAATGCATTAAGTATGACTAAGCATTCGCAGAAAATGGAGAACGTTGAACAGCAAATTAAAAATAATAAATCTGAAATTAGTCGTAATACGTCTAAGATTAAGAATAATGCACTTACTATTGCTAACAATTCACAAGACATTGATAAAGTTAAGCAACAGGTTACAAATAGTAATGCCAGAATCAGTCGTAATACCTCTGATATTAAGAGTAATGCATTAAAAATTGTTAAAAATACACAAGATGTTGATGTAGTTAAACGACAAGTTCAGCATAATAAGTCTGAAATTATAAGTAATACATCTAACATTAAGCATAATATTACTAATATTCAACGTAATATGGTAAATATTGCTCAGAATTCTCAAAGAATTCAAACGATTGAAAAGCAGATTGGGAAATTAGAGAATAAACAACGAGCTAGTGCCGCCTCTTCGGTTGCAACAGCGGGTTTATTACAGGCAAATCAAGCGGGTCAATCAGGTATTACTGCTGCGGTTGGGCAATATCAAAATCAAACGGCGTTAGCGATAGGATATTCAGCTCTTTCTACTGACAGTAAAATAGGCGTTAAAGCTTCTGTAAATACAAATACCGCGAAGGAATTTAGTGGTGCAGTGAGCGTGGGGTATTTTTGGTAAAACTAACGACGGTATACATTTAGTATAGTGGATAAAAAGTGGATTAAAACTAGTGATAAGGTTCTAATCCACTTTCTGATATAAATAAAAATGAATGCTTTTAGTTATAATGAAAATAATGTTGTTATCTTGAGCCTAATACCACAACTGTTTTTCCGTGTGCGGTGATTAAGCCATCATTTTCAAGCATTTTTAAAATTCTGCCTACCGTCTCACGAGAGCAACCGACCATTTGTCCAATTTCTTGGCGTGTAATTTTGATTTGCATACCATCTGGGTGGGTCATTGCATCAGGTTGTTTGGTTAAATTCATTAACGTTTGAGCAATACGTCCAGTTACATCTAAGAAAGCTAAATTACTTGCCTGCATTGAGGTTTGGCGTAAACGACGTGCCATTTGAGCGGAAAGATACATTAAAATATCTGGGTTGATATGGATAAGTTGTTTGAATTTGCTATAAGAAATTTCAGCAATTTCACAAGTGCCACGTGTTTTAACAGAGGCGGTACGGATACATTCTTGCTCTTCAAATAAGCTAATTTCTCCAACAAATTCACCTTCACAAAGATTGGATAAAATCATTTCTTTATGTTCATCATCTTTAACAAAAACAGAAACTGAGCCACTGATAATATAATAAAGTGTTTCCGCTTTTTCACCCGCGTGAATAAGTGTGGTTTTTGATGGGTAGCGGTGAATATGACAATGAGTTAAGAACCAATCTAAGGTTGAAACATCTAGAGATTTTACTGGTGTAGATTGTGGTACAACAAGGGAAATATCCTGCATAAACAAGCCTCTAAGTATAATTAACGTCCAATATTTAATTTATAGAAATAGTTTAACATAGTCTAACATTTTAACCTAAAAAAGATTTACGATCTTTGATATCTAAACTTTGATGTAGCTCAGACCAAACGATGATAGCCTCTTCAGATTGAATGAGTTTTAATAAACGAGATTTCTTTTCTTCCATTGAAAGCTCAATTTCACCATAGTCGGTGCCTTCTCGTAGAATAAAAGATTCTAAAATATTGTCTAATGTTTCTGTTGATAGTGTTTGATATGGAATAATCATTTTTTACTCAAAAATTGGCTTGATCAATAACCATTGTTTTTCAAAGTGTTGAAATTGGTCATAACGAAAATGAGAACGAACTAAACGTTGAAACTGCCCTTCGCAGAACGTGACTAAAAAAGCTGAAAGTAGGCGAATATCTTGCTCAAAGGCTTTTCCTTCTCGTACTTTTCTCATTTGTAGAATATTCGCAAACTGCAATTCTAATCCATCAAAAAATTTTGATACTCGCATTTTTAAAATATCTTCTTCAAACATTAAAGCGTGTCCAGTAAGGATTCGAGTTACCCCCGGATTTTTTCTCGCAAATTCCAAAATGGTGTACAAAATAACTTTAATTCGCGTTAAGGTCGCTTCTTCGCGATGAGTAACGGCTTTAATTTGGCTGATGAGGGCAGATTCAATGTTATCTAATAAAGCTTCAAACATTTTGGTTTTACTTGGATAGTAACGATACAATGCACCCTCTGATACCCCCACCGCTTCAGCAAGACGAACCGTTGTCACGCGTTGCATTCCATCTTCAGAATTTAAAAGGGTAAGTAATACTTCTAGTACCTGCTGTTGACGTTCTTTTACTGATTTTTTCGGCATTTTAATGATAGGTTCAACCATTATTTCCCCCTATTGTTTGCCAGAGTGTCCAAAACCGCCTTCGCCACGCTCTGTTTGATTAAATTCTTCTACAACATTGAAGTTTGCTTGTACCACGGGTACAAAGACTAGTTGAGCAATGCGATCACCCACTTCAACGGTAAAAGGTTTATCACTTCTATTCCACAATGAAACCATCAACGGACCTTGATAATCTGAGTCAATTAAGCCCACTAAATTACCTAACACTATCCCATTTTTATGCCCTAAGCCTGAACGTGGTAAAATAACCGCTGCTAAATTTGGATCCGCGACATAAATTGAAATACCTGTTGGAATAAGCACGGTTTGTCCTGCTTCAACGGTAATGTTTTCATCAAGTAAAGCACGTAAATCAAGACCTGCTGAGCCTTCAGTTGCATAAGCGGGAAGTGGAAATTCTGTCCCAATTCGCTTATCTAAAATTTTTAAGTCTATCTGTTTCATTGCTTTTCCTTATATAACTTGATGATTTCATTCACTAATGTTTGTGCTAATTTTGATTTGTCCGCAAGCGGTAATATTTTATCAGATTTTTGCGAAAATAAATGTAAGCAATTTTGATCGCTATTAAAAACTTGCCCATTTGATACATCATTGGCACAAATTAAATCTAAATTTTTACGTTGTAGTTTACTTTTTGCATATTTTTGTAAATCTTGAGTTTCTGCTGCAAAGCCGACCACAAAAGGTCTATTTTGTGCAAGATGAGCGACGTTTGAGATAATATCAGGGTTTTTCACCAAGGTTAGCGTCATTTCATCACTATCATCGGTTTTCTTGATTTTTTGTGTTGCCACTTCTTTAACGCGATAATCTGCTACGGCAGCACAACCAATAAAAATATCACTTTGCTGGGCTAATTCAAGGGCTTTTTGTTCCATTGCAATCGCTGAAAGGGTATCAAAGCGTTTTACATTTTGTGGTGTATCTAATTTCACAGCCCCTGCAATTAAATTGACCTTCGCCCCACGTTCCGCAAAGGCTTTTGCGATGGCGAAGCCCATTTTTCCTGAGCTGTGATTACTAATGTAACGCACGGGATCTATCGCTTCTTGGGTTGGACCTGCGGTAATGGTGACGGTAATATTTTGTAAATCTTGGGCGGTTTTGACATAATCCGTCAAAAATTCAAAAATAGTTTCAGGCTCTGCCATTCGCCCTACGCCAGTATCCCCACAGGCTTGCTCACCACTTTCTGGTTCAATACAAAGTACGCCTTGTTCATTTACTAAATTTTGCAAATTTTGTTGCGTAATTGACCGCTTATACATTTGCTGATTCATCGCAGGTGCAATAAAAATCGGTGCGGAGGTGGCGAGGCAAAGAGTGGAGAGTAAATCATTGCCCATTCCCACGCGTAAACGTGCGATAAAATCTGCCGTTGCGGGGGCAATGACAACCATATCTGCCCATTTAGCTAACTCAATATGTCCCATTGCAAGTTCAGCTTGGGGATCTAATAAGGAGGTCGCTACCGCATTGCCTGAAATCGCTTGTAAAGTCAGTGGCGTAACAAAGGCTTCAGCAGCGGGTGTCATCACAACTCGCACTTCCGCATTCGCTTTTTTGAGAAGGCGAATTAACAAAATCGTTTTATAGGCAGCAATGCCGCCTGTAATTCCGACAACAATTTTTTTTGCATTTAACATTTTTGGCTCGTTTTTATCGCGATATTGAGATTGCGTAATTACTAAAATATATTGTTGAAATGTAGGGGCGGATTAAATGAAGTGCCTATCCGCCCGTTCTCTATATGATTATTCGCGGGCGGATATGCGTTCGCGTTGCTCTCTTAATCCGCCCCTACATTCAAAATAATTAAATCAATTGACTATAAAACATGACTATTTTACGTAAATAAGTGATTGCTCACAACTTGTTTTATATTGAAAAAGATTAGTCTCTAAAATTCTCAAATTGGAATGGTTGCCCGAGTTCAGCCCCTTTCACAAGTTGAATCACTTGTTGTAAATCATCACGTGATTTTCCTGTCACACGCACTTGCTCGCCTTGAACCTGTGTTTGTACTTTTAATTTAGAATCTTTGATAAGCTTGGTGATTTTCTTCGCCATATCTTTTTCAATCCCTTGTTTTAAAGTCACTTCCTTGCTATACATTTTGCCGTTATGTTCATAATCATCAGGGATTTCTAATGATGATGGCTCAATGCTACGTTTAATCATTGCATTGCGTAAAATATCTAATAATTGCTCCACTTGGAAGTCAGATTCGGTCGTCACTTTAATGCTTTCTTTGCCTTCATTTAGCTCAATGGTGGCGGTAACATTGCGAAAATCCCAACGGTTGCTTAATTCACGGTTTGCATTTTCTACTGCATTACGCACTTCGTGCATAGTGATTTCAGATACAATATCAAAAGATGGCATATTATTTTCCTCTTGTTTATAAATTTATAGTTAATTATGGTTGTTCTTCATTCACATTAAAATCCTGATTCATTTCAAAAGCAGGTTTTTGTGCTTGTGAGTGACTAATTACTTTTGCTGGCACGCCTGCCACAGTCGTATTTTCAGGGACAGCTCGCAATACCACAGAATTCGCCCCAATTTTAGCATATTTTCCAATCTCAATATTACCTAAAATTTTAGCTCCTGCCCCAATCATTACACCTTCTCGTACTTTTGGATGACGGTCGCCAGTCTCTTTTCCTGTTCCCCCTAGTGTGACCCCTTGCAAAATAGAGACATCGTTTTCAATCACTGAGGTTTCCCCAACCACAATGCCTGTTGCGTGATCCAGCATTATGCCACTGCCAATGTTTGCGGCTGGGTGGATATCAACATCAAAGGCGACAGAAATTTCATTTTGTAAATAAATCGCTAAGGCGTGGCGACCTTGTTGCCATAAATAATGGGTTACACGATAGCTTTGTAAGGCGTGAAAACCTTTCAAATAGAGTAGCGGTGTGCTTAATAATTCAACGGCAGGATCTCGTGTTTTGACGGCTAAAAGATCCTGTGCCGCACTTTCAATAATGTGAGGATCGGCTTGGTAAGCTTCTTCAATAATTTCTTTTAGTGCAATTGCAGGCATAATTGGATTAGCCAATTTATTTGCCAAAATATAACTTAATGCATCACCTAAATTCGTGTGTTTTAAGATTGTGGAATGAAAAAAACTCGCTAACATTGGTTCTTGTTCGGCAAGGGATTTCACTTCTTGGTGAATCTCATTCCATAATTGTTCAAGCTGTTTCATTATTTAATCCTTCTTATTCAACTTTTCGTTCACGACCTAATAATGATGCAACCCCTTTTCGGATATGGGCTTTGGTATCTTGTCCACAAAATAGCATTTTATAAAGTTGTTCCACAATTGGCATTTCAACCTTGTATTTTTGGGCTAATAAGTAGGCCTCACGGGTATTGTAATACCCTTCCACCACTTGTCCAATTTCTTGCATTGCTTCATCAACATTTTTGCCTTGCCCAATCATCAATCCAAAACGACGATTACGAGATTGATTGTCGGTACAGGTCAGCATTAAATCGCCAAGCCCCGCCATTCCCATCAGGCTTGTCGGATTACCACCAAGTGCCGTACATAATTGACTAATTTCCGCAATGCCACGTGTAATCAATGCCGTTCTGGCATTTGCCCCGAAGCCTAAACCGTCAGAAAGCCCGGCCCCGATCGCAATCACATTTTTAATCGCACCGCCTAGCTGAACGGCGATCATATCTTCATTCAAATACACACGGAATGCCTTTGAGCAGTGAATACGTTGTTGCATTTCTTCGGCAAATTTTAAATCTGTTGAAGCGAGAGAAATTGCTGTAGGTAAGCCTGTCGCTAACTCTTTTGCAAAAGTTGGACCAGAAAGCACCGCTTGTGGGTGTTCTACTCCTAAAATTTCTTTTACAACACAATGTAATAAGCGTCCTGTGTGGTGTTCCAATCCTTTGGTTGCCCACATAATGCGATGATCATCTCGAATAAAAGGTTTTATTTGCTGTAACACATCATCAAAAACGTGGCTTGGCACGACAATCAAAATATCTTTTACTGCACCTAATACTTTTTCTAAATCACTCTCTAAAATCAAGCTATCAGGAAAAGTAACATCAGGTAAAAACTCTTGATTCTTACGCTCTTGTTGCATTTTTTGTATTTTATGCGGCGAATGCCCCCACAAATAAGCCGTTTCTCCTTGCTGAGAAAGTGCAATCGCTAATGATGTGCCATACGATCCTGCCCCCAATACTGCAATTGGTGCAGAATAAAGTGATTTTTTCATTTTAATGTCCTATTTAACCCATTTATCTTCATCTTGTTTACGCTCAAAATCAGCGTCAAAAGTTTCTGTTCGTGAAAAGCCTTGTGAATATTGCGTATTAAATTTCATTCGTGTTGAAAAATAGTTTAACAGATAAGTAGTAATAATGGTTTTTGTAAAAGGCAAAAGTAATAAAATCGCTAAAATATCACTCAAAAATCCCGGAATAACCAATAAAATTCCCGCAACGGCATATTGAACCGAAGAAATGACGGCATCTTGGGGAATTTTACCTTGTGCTAATTGTTGGCGAATAGAAAAGAGTGTAGCAAGCCCACGCAAGCGGATCAGCCATAAACCTGCGGCTGAAATAAAAATCATCAATAGAATTAAAAATAATACACTCGTATTTGAACCAATCGCCACTAATAATGAGATTTCGCAATAGATATATAAAAAGAAGAAAAGAAAGAAACGCATTGCAAACATAATTGATCCTTATTTGATAAATAATCTAATTACATAGATAGTGGCATAAAATCTCTTTTCAAGGGGAACTATTTTTATAAAATATTTAATGCGACCGAACGGAAATACCTATTTGTGAAATTTGTCACAAAATTAGTATCCAAATTTACATTATTTGCTGTTATTATATACGCATATTTTATACATAGTTTTATCTTTACACTCACAGGAGAATTTAAGAATGAGTCAATTAGACAATTTAAGAGAGATGACCGTTGTTGTTGCGGATACTGGCGATATTGAAGCAATTAAAATGTATCAACCAGAAGATGCAACCACTAATCCATCGTTAATTTTAAGTGCATCAGCATTACCACAATATGCACCACTTATTGATGACGCAGTGGCTTACGCAAAAGCACAAAGCGATGATAAAGCACAACAACTGATTGATGCAGAAGATAAATTAGCGGTAAATATCGGTTTAGAAATCTTAAAAGTAGTAAAAGGTCGTATTTCAACTGAAGTTGATGCACGTCTTTCTTACAACACTCAAGCAACTATCGAAAAAGCACGCAAACTTATCCGTTTATACAATGAAGCAGGTATCAGCAATGACCGTATTTTGATCAAAGTTGCCTCAACTTGGCAAGGTATCAAAGCAGCAGAAGTGTTAGAAAAAGAAGGTATTAACTGTAACTTAACGTTATTATTCTCACAAGCTCAAGCACGTGCGTGTGCAGAAGCAGGTGCATACTTAATTTCACCTTTCGTTGGACGTATCTTAGACTGGTACAAAGCAAATTCAGACAAGAAAGAATATGCACCAGCAGAAGATCCAGGTGTAATTTCGGTTACTTCAATTTACAACTATTACAAAGAACACGGCTATAACACTGTTGTTATGGGTGCAAGTTTCCGTAATATCGGCGAAATCACTGAATTAGCAGGTTGTGATCGTTTAACTATCGCACCAGGATTATTAAAAGAATTAAGTGAAGCAAACGCGGAGTTACCACGTAAATTAGAATACAAAGGCGAAATCAAAGCACGTCCAGCACCAATGACAGAAGCGGAATTCTACTGGGAACACAACCAAGATCCAATGGCTGTTGAAAAACTTGCAGAAGGCATCCGTAAATTTGCGGTAGATACTGAAAAATTAGAAGCGATGTTAATTGAGAAATTATAATTACTAGCTTTTCATATTTAAAAAATCCCCTAATTACTTTATTTTTAGGGGATTTTATCATTTATTACTATCTATTATGCTTTTTTCAAAAACTCTGATTTAAGCATAATTTTGCCACAATCCACATCGTGATCACCGTCAACTAAGCGAATGCCTTTGTATTTTGTGCCTTTTTTCAATACTTGTGATGAACCTTTCAATTTTAAATCTTTGATTAAAATCACATCGTCGCCATCGGCTAATAAATTACCATTACTATCTTTAACAATTAACTGGTCTTCATCTTCTTGTTCAACTTCTTCGCCTGTCCATTCATAAGCACATTCTGGGCAAACGAATTGAATTGAATCGTGGTATGTGTGTTCACAGCTACATTTTGGGCAAATTGGAAATTCCATAAATAATCCTTAAAACTTATATTAAATAAAAATAAAGGCGATATTGTACTGGGTTTTGGGTTATTTGTCTTGTCGGATTCGCCAATAAGTGGCAAAGCGAGGTTTCCCTTTTGAAGTAAAACCACGATATTTATAAGTGATAAGAGTTCCAATTTGAGGTGGGTTTTCTCGCTCTTTATCTGAAAATCCTGAGCCAATTTTAAATGTACCATACTCATTTTGGCAACTGAGCGATCCCATTTTATCTTTGTATTTTCCTTTACCTATGTGATGGGATATAACGGTACATTCATCATCATAAACTGCTTTAAATTTTAAAATTTGGGCAGACCGTCCTTTTATATAAGGAGATTTTGGATTACGAATGACAACACCTTCGCCTTTGAGGCTTTGAATTTCTTGAAAGAAGGAAGTTAAATGTGCTTTGTTTTTAATCGGAATTTGCTTGATGATTTTAATGTAAGGCGTTGGATGCTCGTTTAAATAATTTTCTAATTTTTGTAACCGACTAAATAAATCGCCTTTAGCATTTGGCACATCAAACACATACAATTTTAGTTTCTGCCATTTCTCAGAATTTGAACCTCGAATAATCGAAGAAATTTGACTAAATTGATCACGCCCACTAAATAATTCGCCATCAATTTCAAAAGGGGGAAAATTTTTGGTGAAATAATTGGGGGCAGAGAGCGGATAAGCTTGACGGCTTAATAACGTTTTGCCATTCCAAAATCCTCTGATTCCATCCAATTTTTCCGACATTACCCAGTATGTAATATTTTGATTTTTATAATGTTCAAGTAACATTAAATTTAATGGCTGGGCGAATAAGTTAGGGATAAATAAACAAAGTAATAGAAATCGTTTCATCGGTCTTTTTTAAGTGAATAATAGATACTATTACTATAAAAAAATTGCGTGATAAAATCAGGTATCAAAACGTTTTTTACGATCGCGATCGCAAAAATGATAAGCGGTCATTTTTTTATGAAAATTTGCAAAATAGGGTAACAAGCTATTTTTAGTTATCTTAAATTATATTTGGAATAAATGTCATTTCTCGCTTGACACTGTGTTTATAACCAGTAAAATAACTGTATAAAAACACAGTTTGTTTTGGAGATTAAAATGGCTCGATTAAGAAAGTTAAATAGAGAATTACCTTATCAACCAATGCCTCTATTTCGTGATACTCATGCAGAGCGTTCAATTAAATTGGATTTGAATTCATTGTGTATTAAACGCCCTACGGATACTTTTTTTATACAGGTTAAAAATCCCCATTTATTGGCGTGGGGAATAGAATTAGATGACTTGCTAATTGTGGAAAAACGGAGTGTGTTTAAGATCAACGATATGATTGTGATTGAAAAAAATAATGAATATAAGTTTTACCAATTTTTTAATGCCACAAATCAAGAAAAAATACTTTTTTCATTAGATAGCGCTGAGCCAAACTTAAGAATTCAGCATTGGAATGACATCAATGTCGCAGGCGTTATTACGAATATTGTGCATCAGGTACGTAGCCAAATGCCACGCACCCCACAATATATGGTTTAATAATGGGTAAAAATCCCTAAAAATTTGACCGCTATCGTTGTAAAGAGCGTAGGAAACGGATTTCTTCTGCCCAAATATCAGGATTGATTGTTTCTAAAATCAGCGGAATTTCATT
This DNA window, taken from Phocoenobacter uteri, encodes the following:
- a CDS encoding LexA family protein — encoded protein: MARLRKLNRELPYQPMPLFRDTHAERSIKLDLNSLCIKRPTDTFFIQVKNPHLLAWGIELDDLLIVEKRSVFKINDMIVIEKNNEYKFYQFFNATNQEKILFSLDSAEPNLRIQHWNDINVAGVITNIVHQVRSQMPRTPQYMV